From a region of the Clostridia bacterium genome:
- a CDS encoding PHP domain-containing protein, which yields MGIEIKEIYPRVFRADEKQTIYVRTNGEPGELFAKLQPMEKHAVTHSPEFRLQSGDIRYPYLPMNDLGGGLYSFEGYFEGEQRFSFKVKSGEEEPRRAFLYSIKEDLAKLRPFKCETHCHSCRSDGSGTPFEVACAYRAAGYDYIALTDHGWIEPSYEAREEVSALTDAFYVVQGEEVHNEWSFYHIVHFGGGYSVNNLLREKKEYIEEQIDGLLAERDFSDVSDARETAFRAVIAREIRKAGGVAVMAHPYWDVEGEYFMPPEEFVHHWKHGDFDVLELFAGNDDVGNGNNLSEILRGELLAQGYRIPVLGASDAHVTKRHCGYDYFDLQFSIVFAEDFGNVPQAFKDERGVAVERRPEDGRFRCAGQYRYIKYARFLIAEYYPRYAELAAVHSAAMAEGDKPAIASAEADIDAYRKLFFAI from the coding sequence ATGGGGATCGAGATAAAAGAAATATACCCGCGCGTCTTCCGCGCTGACGAAAAACAGACAATATACGTCCGGACGAACGGCGAGCCGGGCGAGCTTTTCGCGAAGCTGCAGCCGATGGAGAAGCACGCCGTCACGCATTCGCCGGAGTTCCGGCTCCAGTCGGGCGATATACGCTATCCCTACCTGCCGATGAACGACCTCGGCGGCGGACTTTACTCCTTCGAGGGATATTTCGAGGGAGAGCAGCGCTTCTCGTTCAAGGTGAAAAGCGGGGAGGAGGAGCCGCGCCGCGCCTTCCTCTATTCGATAAAAGAGGATCTCGCGAAGCTGCGCCCCTTCAAGTGTGAAACGCACTGCCACTCCTGCCGCAGCGACGGCAGCGGAACGCCCTTTGAGGTCGCCTGCGCCTATCGCGCCGCGGGCTACGACTATATCGCGCTGACCGACCACGGCTGGATCGAGCCGTCCTACGAGGCGCGCGAGGAGGTCTCCGCGCTGACCGACGCGTTTTACGTCGTGCAGGGCGAGGAGGTCCATAACGAATGGAGCTTCTACCACATCGTCCATTTCGGCGGCGGATACAGCGTCAACAACCTGCTTCGCGAGAAGAAGGAATATATCGAAGAGCAGATCGACGGGCTGCTCGCCGAACGCGATTTTTCCGACGTTTCCGACGCGCGCGAAACGGCGTTCCGCGCCGTGATAGCGCGGGAGATACGTAAAGCGGGCGGCGTCGCGGTGATGGCGCATCCCTACTGGGACGTTGAGGGCGAATACTTCATGCCGCCCGAGGAGTTCGTCCACCACTGGAAGCACGGCGATTTCGACGTGCTGGAGCTTTTCGCGGGCAACGACGACGTCGGCAACGGCAACAACCTCTCGGAGATACTGCGCGGCGAGCTGCTCGCGCAGGGGTACCGCATCCCCGTCCTCGGCGCCTCCGACGCGCACGTCACGAAGCGGCATTGCGGCTACGACTATTTCGACCTGCAGTTCTCGATCGTTTTCGCGGAGGATTTCGGGAACGTTCCGCAGGCGTTCAAGGATGAACGCGGCGTCGCGGTCGAGCGCCGTCCGGAAGACGGACGCTTCCGCTGCGCGGGGCAGTACCGCTACATCAAATACGCGCGCTTTCTCATAGCGGAGTATTATCCGCGTTACGCGGAGCTTGCCGCAGTCCACTCCGCCGCGATGGCGGAGGGCGACAAACCCGCGATCGCCTCCGCCGAAGCGGACATCGACGCCTACCGCAAACTCTTCTTCGCAATTTGA
- a CDS encoding YegP family protein produces the protein MGKFVIKQTKTGFVFNLKAGNGEVIAVSEVYSAESTCKNGIASVKKNAGAHVEDQTVENFEVLKNPKYEVYTDKKGEFRFRLKAANGEIIATGEGYKAKASCLNGIASIGKNAPDAEIVKE, from the coding sequence ATGGGAAAATTCGTTATTAAGCAGACCAAGACCGGATTCGTATTCAACCTCAAGGCCGGCAACGGCGAAGTCATCGCCGTCTCGGAGGTTTACTCCGCCGAATCGACCTGCAAGAACGGCATCGCCAGCGTCAAGAAGAACGCGGGCGCTCACGTCGAGGATCAGACCGTCGAGAACTTCGAGGTCCTCAAGAACCCGAAGTACGAAGTTTACACCGATAAGAAGGGCGAGTTCCGCTTCCGCCTGAAGGCCGCCAACGGCGAGATCATCGCCACCGGCGAGGGCTACAAGGCCAAGGCGAGCTGCCTTAACGGCATCGCCAGCATCGGCAAGAACGCTCCCGACGCGGAGATCGTCAAGGAGTAA
- a CDS encoding ZIP family metal transporter — MWLKVAIGLLIPLLGTTLGAACVFFLKNDISDRLRRALSGFAGGIMVSASFFSLILPALEQAEEDYGKLSFLPVGLGFLAGMLFLLVLDLLIPHVHLDKSEEGPKTGLKKTTKLFLAVTLHNLPEGMVVGIVFAGWMHGNTSITLASALVLSVGIALQNFPEGAVVSMPMRAEGMPKGKTFLYGMLSGVIEPIGALMTAFAASLFLPIMPYLLAFAAGAMFYVVVEELVPEMSGGKHYNTGTICFAVGFVVMLALDIFFG, encoded by the coding sequence ATGTGGTTGAAAGTCGCCATCGGTCTGCTGATCCCGCTCCTCGGGACGACGCTCGGCGCCGCCTGCGTCTTTTTCCTGAAAAACGACATAAGCGACCGCCTCCGCCGTGCGCTCTCCGGTTTCGCCGGCGGGATAATGGTCTCGGCGTCCTTTTTCAGTCTGATCCTGCCCGCGCTCGAGCAGGCGGAGGAAGATTACGGCAAGCTGTCTTTCTTACCGGTCGGACTGGGATTCCTCGCCGGAATGCTCTTTCTGCTCGTCCTCGATCTGCTGATACCGCACGTCCACCTCGACAAGAGCGAGGAGGGCCCGAAGACGGGGCTGAAGAAGACGACCAAGCTCTTTCTCGCGGTCACGCTGCACAATCTGCCCGAGGGAATGGTCGTAGGCATCGTCTTCGCCGGCTGGATGCACGGCAACACCTCCATCACGCTCGCGAGCGCGCTCGTGCTTTCGGTAGGCATCGCGCTGCAGAACTTCCCCGAGGGCGCGGTCGTTTCGATGCCGATGCGCGCGGAGGGCATGCCGAAGGGCAAGACCTTCTTATACGGGATGCTTTCGGGCGTCATCGAGCCGATAGGCGCGCTGATGACCGCCTTCGCGGCGTCGCTCTTCCTGCCGATAATGCCCTATCTGCTCGCCTTCGCCGCCGGCGCGATGTTCTACGTCGTCGTCGAGGAGCTGGTGCCGGAAATGTCCGGCGGCAAGCACTACAATACCGGCACGATATGCTTCGCGGTCGGCTTCGTGGTAATGCTCGCGCTCGATATCTTCTTCGGGTGA